One Urocitellus parryii isolate mUroPar1 chromosome 9, mUroPar1.hap1, whole genome shotgun sequence DNA segment encodes these proteins:
- the Il10 gene encoding interleukin-10, with protein MPNPVLLYCLVLLAGMGTSRGENAQSEETCTHFPGGLPHMLRELRAAFGKVKIFFQTKDQLDDMLLSESLLEDFKGYLGCQALSEMIQFYLVEVMPQAENHSPDVKEHVNSLGEKLKTLRLRLRRCHRFLPCENKSKAVQQVKDAFSKLQEKGIYKAMSEFDIFINYIEAYMTAKINS; from the exons ATGCCCAACCCCGTGCTGCTATATTGCCTGGTCCTCCTGGCTGGGATGGGGACCAGCCGAGGAGAGAACGCCCAGTCTGAGGAAACCTGCACCCACTTTCCAGGTGGCCTGCCTCACATGCTTCGAGAACTCCGAGCTGCCTTTGGCAAGGTGAAGATTTTCTTT CAAACAAAGGATCAGCTGGATGACATGCTGTTAAGCGAGTCCCTGCTGGAGGACTTTAAG GGTTACCTGGGTTGCCAAGCCTTGTCAGAGATGATCCAGTTTTACCTAGTGGAGGTGATGCCCCAGGCAGAGAACCACAGCCCAGATGTCAAGGAGCACGTGAACTCCCTGGGGGAGAAGCTGAAGACCCTCAGACTTCGGCTCCGGCGCTGT CATCGTTTTCTTCCCTGTGAAAATAAGAGCAAGGCCGTACAGCAAGTGAAGGATGCGTTTAGCAAG CTTCAAGAGAAAGGCATCTACAAAGCCATGAGTGAGTTTGACATCTTCATCAACTACATAGAAGCCTACATGACAGCGAAGATAAATAGCTAA